The following proteins are co-located in the Microbacterium sp. Clip185 genome:
- a CDS encoding PucR family transcriptional regulator: MSRSPESSSDKTETLAWLRRISGDLATVTLKRLEDTLPWYADMPPARRSSVGLVAQAGITSFIQWYDDPTATPWIAADIFAAAPRELLRSVSLQQTLQLIRVTVEVTEERVAGRGEDLREAILLYSRELAFTAADVYARAAEARGLWDARLEALVVDSILTGEADEELPSRIAALGWHGHGEVSVLVGTTPPQFDVDQLRRMARKLGVDVLVGVQGSRLVLVIGRTDADHRAGGDEQSELPFPEIARRLEPGFGTGHLVLGPTVPALVDAGQSARAALAGFAVARAWRNAPRPVEADDLLPERALAGDPLAKHTLVERIYRPLKAHSSDLVTTLWSYLDNGRSLEATARELFVHPNTVRYRLKRVSDVIGWDATGPREALILQTALVLGAIGTDNTRRRAAGTRRPR, from the coding sequence ATGAGCCGATCCCCGGAGTCGTCGTCGGACAAGACGGAGACACTCGCCTGGTTGCGACGCATCTCCGGGGATCTGGCCACGGTCACTCTCAAGCGCCTCGAAGACACGCTGCCCTGGTACGCCGACATGCCGCCGGCCAGGCGCTCGTCGGTGGGCCTCGTGGCCCAGGCCGGCATCACCTCGTTCATCCAGTGGTACGACGATCCGACAGCGACGCCGTGGATTGCCGCAGACATCTTCGCCGCGGCGCCCCGCGAACTGCTGCGATCGGTGAGCCTGCAGCAGACGCTGCAGCTCATCCGCGTAACCGTCGAGGTCACCGAGGAGCGCGTCGCGGGCCGGGGGGAGGATCTGCGCGAGGCGATCCTGCTCTACTCGCGCGAGCTCGCGTTCACGGCCGCCGACGTCTACGCACGCGCCGCAGAGGCACGCGGCCTGTGGGATGCGCGGCTGGAGGCTCTCGTCGTCGACTCGATCCTCACCGGCGAAGCCGACGAGGAGCTGCCGAGCCGCATCGCCGCCCTGGGATGGCACGGACACGGCGAAGTCTCCGTCCTCGTCGGAACAACGCCGCCGCAGTTCGACGTCGACCAGCTTCGTCGCATGGCGCGCAAGCTGGGTGTGGATGTCCTCGTGGGCGTGCAGGGGTCCCGGCTCGTGCTCGTGATCGGACGTACCGACGCTGATCACCGCGCCGGCGGCGACGAGCAGTCCGAGCTTCCGTTCCCCGAGATCGCTCGGCGCCTCGAGCCCGGTTTCGGAACCGGCCACCTCGTTCTCGGCCCCACAGTTCCCGCACTCGTCGACGCGGGCCAGAGTGCCCGTGCCGCCCTCGCCGGGTTCGCGGTAGCCCGAGCCTGGCGCAATGCACCGCGCCCCGTCGAGGCCGACGACCTGCTGCCCGAGCGGGCACTGGCAGGGGATCCCCTCGCCAAGCACACGCTGGTCGAACGGATCTACCGCCCGCTCAAGGCCCACAGCTCCGACCTCGTCACGACGCTGTGGAGCTACCTCGACAACGGCCGCTCGCTCGAGGCCACGGCCCGCGAGCTGTTCGTGCACCCGAACACCGTGCGGTACCGGCTCAAGCGCGTCTCCGACGTGATCGGCTGGGACGCGACGGGCCCCCGTGAGGCGCTCATCCTCCAGACGGCACTGGTTCTCGGCGCCATCGGAACAGACAACACGCGCCGTCGCGCCGCGGGGACACGCCGCCCGCGCTGA